The following DNA comes from Occultella kanbiaonis.
CGCATCGGACGCAGCAGGGCCCCGACGCCGACTTTCATCAGTGCTGGGGCCGAGTTCCTACCGGAGCCGCCTCAGGGAATCGAACCCTGGTCCCTCTCATGACGAGTGAGACGCTCCGCCGACTGATCCAATGCGGCGGGTGCTCCGCATCTGGAGCGGCGGGGCGCGCACTGTACTGCCGCCATGTGGGACCTGCCCGGGTGAGCCGTGACCGGCGGTGGCACAATGCGACGATGCGGCTTGACTGGGGACGGGGCAACGTGATCCGGCTCGACGGCGCCGAGGTCGCCCAGATCCCGATCTCGCCCTGGAGCAGGACGAGCAAGGCAAGCATCGGTGGCAGACCCTGGAAGCTTCGCCGGGGCAACGACTACCAGGCGACCCCGGACGGCGCCGCCGAGCCGACCTTCTCGGTGCAGCGCGAACGCGGGAGCAGCACGTCCTGGCACGCGTGCTCCGGCTCGGGCTGGTACGGACTGCGCAAGGAGGGCACGCTCTCGGTCGGGCTCACGCTGTGGCGGGCCGGTGCCCAGGTGGGACACACGGGCTACACGGGTGGGTTCCCGAACTACGTCCGGCTGGACTGCGAACCGAGCATTCCGGTGGACGACGCGGTACTGCTCCTGTGGTTCTGGTACGTCCTCGCCGCCTCGTCCCAGTGAGCCTGGGCCTACTTCCGCGTGCCCTGCGCTGCCCACCGGCGTGCGGCATAGTCGACGCCGACGGCCAGCCGGTACACCCCGACGAGGGTGGCGAGCAGGCCAACGACCGCAATGATGAACCCGGTGGTCAGCCAGGCACGGCCGGGGTCGCCCAGGGACTCGCCGGTGAGCTCCCAGACCAGGCTCATCTGCCGGGCCTGATCCATCGCGGCCCAGCCGATCACCAGTAACGCCACCCCGAAGGTGAGGACGACCGCCGACCCCACCGGACCGGGGTTCGGGACGTTCAACTCGTTCGACTGCGTCTCGGGCTCGCTCATCGGGCCATGAAACCATGCCGCGGGGTACGACACACTCACCAACTCATCGCGATCCGGGGTCATGAACCGCAGCGGTCCATCACCCGTCAGATCCGCGGTTCAGGCGTGACTCCGAACTTCTCGATCATGAACCGCCAGAACAGTGCGACTGCCTCGTGCTCGGGTCGCTCCAACTCATCATTTCGACCCGAGTGCGCCTGATGATTCATCGACGTGCAAGCCGCCAACTCGTTGGTCTCGCATGGCCGCTCCTGCCGCGACCAGTCTCCGGCCGGTCAGCCGGCGCTTCGTGCGCCGGTGACCATCGCCTCGACCAGGCGTCGGACCGCGAGGGCGTCGACAGGGCCGGGCCCGGTCACCAGCATGAACAGGGCGCCACCGTAGAGCGTGATCAGCAACGGCACCGCGCCGGGCGGGGCGCCCGCGTCCCGGAGCGCGAGATGCACCGCCTGCGTCTGCGCCTCGGCGGCCTCAGCGAGCCTGGCGAGCGCACCGGCCAGCGCTGGTCGCCGTTGGGCCTCCAACTGCAGCTCGTAGATCGCGAGGTAGCGGGTCCGGTGCGTGGTGGCGGCCATGACCAACGACGCCGCAAGCAGGTCGGTCAGCCGGCCGGCTGCGTCACCCGCCTGCTTCGTGGCGGCCGCAGCCGTCGCGGCCGTCGACTCGGCGAGGTGGAGCTCGGCGACCCGGCGAGCTGCAGCGCCGAGCAGCTCGTCACGGCTGGGGAAGTAGTTCGCGGTCGTGCCGATCGGCACGTGGGCTGCGCGATCGACGGCACGGTGCGTGACCCCTCCGACACCGGCGACCGCCGTGATCTCTATGGCGGCGTCTGCGAGGGCGTCGCGTCGTCGTGGGTTGGTGCGGGGCACCAGCCCAGTATGACAACATATGTACCACAACAAGTGTTGTGGAACAGGAATCGACGGGAGCGATGATGGAACCGACAGCAGTGG
Coding sequences within:
- a CDS encoding TetR/AcrR family transcriptional regulator, with product MPRTNPRRRDALADAAIEITAVAGVGGVTHRAVDRAAHVPIGTTANYFPSRDELLGAAARRVAELHLAESTAATAAAATKQAGDAAGRLTDLLAASLVMAATTHRTRYLAIYELQLEAQRRPALAGALARLAEAAEAQTQAVHLALRDAGAPPGAVPLLITLYGGALFMLVTGPGPVDALAVRRLVEAMVTGARSAG